In Candidatus Devosia phytovorans, the DNA window GAGCTGGTTTCAACCTTCAATCGCGGTGTGACGGAAATGGGCCAGGTGCTGGGCGCCATGGCCAATACCGATCTGACCGAGCGGATGGAGGGCGATTACCAGGGCGCCTTCGCGACCCTCAAGAGTGACATCAATGCCGTGGCCGACAAGCTGACCGAAGTGGTCGGCCAGCTCCGCCACACCTCCGGTTCGCTCAAGACCGCGACGGGCGAAATCCTCTCCGGCGCTAACGACCTGTCCGAGCGCACCACCAAGCAGGCCGCGACGATCGAGGAAACCTCCGCTGCCATGGAGCAGCTTGCAGCGACCGTGCTGCGCAATGCCCAGCGCGCCAAGGATGCCAGCGCCGGCGCCATTCGGGTGACGCGGACTGCCGAAGAGGGTGGTCAGGTGATGGATCAGGCAACTTCTGCCATGGAGCGCATCACGCAGTCCTCGGCCAAGATTTCCAACATCATCGGCATGATCGATGACATTGCTTTCCAGACCAACCTTCTGGCGCTGAACGCATCGGTTGAAGCGGCCCGCGCCGGGGATGCCGGCAAGGGCTTTGCCGTGGTTGCTGTCGAAGTTCGTCGCCTGGCACAGTCGGCAGCCTCTGCCTCATCCGATGTCAAGGCGCTGATCGAGCAGTCCGCGGGGGAGGTCAAGTCTGGCTCCAAGCTGGTCGGGGACGCTGCTGGCAAGCTTGAAGCCATGCTGGATGGCGTGCGCGACAACAACAACCTGCTCGAATCCATCGCCAATGACAGCCGCGAACAGGCGTCGGCCATCGAGGAGGTCTCGACAGCGGTCCGGACCATGGACGAAATGACCCAGCACAATGCGGCGCTGGTGGAAGAAACCAATGCCGCTATCGAGCAGACCGAGGCGCAGGCGAGCGAGCTCGACCGGATCGTGGAAGTATTCAGGATTGCGCGCGGCGAAACGCCAGTCCGGAGCGCCGTCGCGCCCGAGCCTGCTCCCCGAGCCGGAGCACGCAACCTGCAGCAGCGCCTTGCTGCCGCTTCGGCTAGTTTCGCGTCGCATGGCAATGCCGCCGTGGCAGCCGATTGGGACGAATTCTAGCCTTGCTACCGGGTGGTCCGGTAAAAATATCCGGACTGCCGCCTCTCAGTTTTAACAAACAGTCTAGTAAAAACAACATTGTAGCTGTCGTTGCATTACGCGCCTATTCCGAAATTATTCCGAACATCATGCTAAACTTTCAATTAAGTCCCTGCTGGTAATTTGACTCACTAAAGGCGGTCGGATTACTCGTGCCCGCGCCTGGGTTCTTAGGGGCATAGAATATGTTCAAGGGTATTTCGCGGTCGTTCAACAATATCAAGTTGACCACGATGATCGCGGCATTGGTCATCTCGGCCATCATCGTGTCGGTCGCTGCCGTAACGGCTGCGATCTACGTCAACCTCAATGCATCGACGCGAGAGACAGCGGCCAATCAGCAGGTCGTGAACCTCGAGATGGCGGCGACGATCCTGCAGACCAGCCTGCCCGGCGCCGAGGTGACGTGGACAGCCGATGACCATATTGAGGCGATCCGGGCCTGGGCCATGCCACAGGAATTCCTCAGCCATGAGATGGTGGATTCCATTGCCCGCGTGACCGGAGAAGCGGCGACGATCTTTGCCTGGGACGAGGCCAGCCAGGATTTCGTGCGACTCACCACGACCATCTTGGGCAACGACGGCAATCGCATCCTCGGCACATCATTGGGCCAGGCCAGCCCGGCTTATGCGGCGATGATGAGCGGCCAGCCATATTTCGGCGAGGCCACGATCACCGGAAAACCCTATTACACGGCCTATCAGCCGATCCTCGACCAGGCTGGCAAGCCGGTCGGCATCGTGTTTGTCGGCATCGACCGCAGCAAGATCGATGGCGTCCTCTACAATACGCTGATGATCATGCTGGTCGTCGGCCTGATCACGCTCGCTGTGCTCGGCACCATTGGCTATGTGTTGTCGCGCATCATGATGTCGCCGGTACCGCGCCTCGCCAAGACGATGAAGCAGGTGGCCGATGGCGACTATGAGCTCGAGGTGCCCTTCACGCGTCGCGGCAATGAAGTGGGCGAAATGGCGCGTGCTGTGGAAGTATTCCGCGAAAACGGCCTCAAGATCAGCCAGATGACCGAGGAAGAGCGCGCTGCTGCCCAGCGCCGCCGTATCGAGCGTACCGATATGATGGTGGCGCTGCAGGCGGCATTCGGCGAAGTGGTGGATGCGGCGATTGCCGGCGACTTTTCCAAGCGCGTGCATGCGCAATTCCCCGATGCCGAACTCAATGCACTCTCGCAAGGCGTCAATTCGCTGGTCGAAACCGTGGATCGTGGCATCGGCGAAACCGGTGTGGTGCTGGGCGCTTTGGCCAATACCGACCTGACCCATCGCATGCAGGGCGAATACAAGGGCGCCTTTGCCAAGCTCAAGACCGACACCAATGCAGTCAGCGAAAAGCTGACCGAGATCGTCGGCAGTGCGCAGCATATTTCCGGCTCGCTGAAGCAGGCGACCGGCGAAATCCTTTCGGGCATGAACGATCTTTCCGAACGCACCACCAAGCAGGCAGCGACGATCGAAGAGACGTCCGCTGCCATGGAGCAGCTGGCGTCGACGGTGGCCGACAATGCCCGCATGGCGGAGGATGCCAGCGGCAAGGCGCAGACCGTTTCGCGCAGCGCGACGCAGAGCGGAGAGACGATGAACCAGGCCAATGAAGCCATGGAGCGGATCACGTCGAGCTCGGCCAAGATCTCCAATATCATTGGCATGATCGACGATATCGCCTTCCAGACCAATCTGCTGGCGCTCAATGCGTCGGTGGAAGCGGCGCGCGCCGGCGATGCCGGCAAGGGCTTTGCGGTGGTCGCCGTGGAAGTGCGGCGCCTGGCGCAGTCCTCGGCCGAGGCATCTTCGGAGATCAAGGCGCTGATCGAACAGTCGTCCGGCGAAGTGCAGGGTGGATCGCGCCTTGTGTCGAGTGCGTCCGAACAATTGTCGGCCATGCTCGCCGCAGTCAACGAGAATGCCAGCATGATGCAATCCATCGCCAAGGCCAGCCGCGAGCAGGCGTCGGCCATCGACGAAGTGACGGTCGCCGTGCGCCAGCTCGACGAGATGACCCAGCACAATGCGGCTCTGGTGGAAGAGACCAACGCCGCTATCGAGCAGACCGAGGCGCAGGCGAGTGAGCTGGACCGTGTCGTTGACGTGTTCACGCTCGATGGTCGTGCGCCCAAGCGGTCTGCTGCGCCTGTCGCCGCGCCGCCAGTTGCGGCGCCGCGCGACGCCTCGCGCCGAATGCAGTCGGTCAAGCAGAGCTATCTCAGCGACGGCAATGCAGCGATTTCAAGTGACTGGTCTGAATTCTAGAATTCACCTGTAAAACGCATGAAATGGGCGCCAGTGGCGTCCATTTTTATTTGGTGTCAGACCTTTAGTATTTTACTGGCCATTAACTGCCTTTGCCACAGTGTGACCATCGGACGCAGTAGCAGATTATGGCAGCCACGCCTGGGAAACGGGGCCGCCGGAGGAGCCAGGCGTTCGTATATTCCATATCCATCCACATATCGTGGCTGCGGATCCGGGCAGGTCTTGCCCCGGAGCGAGGCACCTATTGCCCGTCGATCCCGCCCGCATGCCCGTCCAGACGTTCGGAGCCTATCGGTGACCCATCTCTTCACAGGCAGCATTGCCCGGCGGCTCTATAGCCTGCTGTTCGTTTTTGCCATCGGCTTTGCGGCCGTGGTGGCCTATCAGCTGTTCGCCCTGCGGCAGAGTCTGGACCAGTTCAAGCGCACGGAAATCCAGTCCGTGGTGCAGACCGGCGCGAGCATTGTCGAGCATTACTACGAACTGGCCCAGGCGGGCACGATGACGACCGAAGCGGCGCAAGCAGAGGCGCTCGATTCATTGCGGGCCGTGCGCTACCAGGGCGAGGAATATCTCTTCGTCGACAATTACGACTACATCAACGTCATGCATGCCTATCAGCCGGAAAAGCAGGGCACCAACCGCAAGGACGTGACCGACGGCAATGGCAAGCTCTATCTCGACGAGCTGATCACGCAGGCCAAGACGCAGGGCTCCTATTTCATCAATTATGCCTTCAAGGACAAGGACGGTGCGTTCAAGGACAAGGTCACCTATGCCCAGGCTTTCGAGCCCTGGGGGTGGGTAATTGCCTCGGGCGTGCTGATGACCACGGTGGAAGCCATTTTCTGGCAGGCGGCGATCACCAGCGCGCTGATCACGCTGGGCGTAATGGCGAGCGTACTGCTGTTGGGCGGCCTGATTGCCCGCGCCATCAGCAAGCCGGTCACAGGCCTCACCCAGGATATGACGCGCATCGCCGACAATGACTTCTCGATCGTGCTTGAAGGTCAGGATCGTCGCGATGAGATCGGCGCCATGGCGCGCGCCGTGGAAGTGTTCCGTGAGAACGGGCTCAAGGTCAGCCAGATGACCGAGGCAGAAGCGGCCCGCATCATTTCCGACCAGAAGAACCGCCAGCAGATGATGAGCGAGCTGCAGTCGGCCTTCGGCAATGTTGTGGATGCGGCGATTGCCGGGGACTTCACCCGTCGCGTCGAGGCCGAATTCCCCGATCCCGAGCTCAATGGTCTTGCCAGCAGCGTCAACAGCCTTGTCTCGACGGTCGATCGCGGACTTGAGGAGAGCGGCCAGGTGCTGACGGCGCTGGCCAATACCGATCTTACCAAGCGTGTCGAGGGTCAGTATCAGGGCGCCTTCGCCCAGCTCAAGGCCGATACCAATGCGGTGGGTGACAAGCTGACCGATGTGGTGACCCAATTGCGCAATACCTCGCGCTCCCTGCGCGTGGCGACGGGTGAAATTCTCGCCGGTGCCAATGATCTGTCCGAACGTACGACCAAGCAGGCAGCGACGATCGAGGAGACTTCGGCTGCCATGGAGCAACTGGCTTCCACCGTGCTGCAGAATGCCCAGCGCGCCAAGGATGCCAGCCTAAATGCGGCCGAAGTGACCCGCACTGCCGAAGAAGGCGGGCAGGTGATGGCCAAGGCCAATGAGGCCATGGCGGCGATTGAAACCAGTTCGGGCAAGATTTCCAATATCATCGGCATGATCGACGATATCGCCTTTCAGACCAATCTCCTGGCGCTCAATGCCTCTGTCGAGGCGGCGCGCGCCGGTGATGCCGGCAAGGGCTTCGCCGTGGTGGCGGTGGAAGTGCGCCGCCTGGCGCAGTCGGCGGCATCTGCCTCGTCCGATGTGAAGGTGCTGATCGAGCAATCGGCCGGCGAGGTCGGGCTCGGTTCGCGCCTGGTCTCGGATGCGGCGGCGCGACTGACGGCCATGCTCGATGCGGCGCGCTCGAACAACCAGTTGATGGACGGCATTGCGCGGGACAGCAATGAACAGGCTGCGGCGATCGACGAGGTCAATGTCGCGGTGCGACAGATGGACGAGATGACGCAACACAATGCGGCGCTGGTCGAAGAAACCAATGCCGCCATCGAACAGACTGAGGCGCAAGCCAGCGCGCTCGATGACATCGTTGCCGTGTTCCACACCCATGGCTCTGCCCCGGCGCCCCGAAGCATTGCTCCGGCAGCGCCTGTAGCCTCGCGCAAGCCGGTAAGCGTCAGGAACGCTGCGGCCTCCTATCTCAGCCAGGGCAATGCAGCGCTGGCTACGGACTGGAGCGAATTCTAGAGCCTGTCGGGAGCGGTCGTCGCGAGATGGCCGCTCCGACGCACTCAATAAATTCGAATGAAGCGCTTATTTAACCATATGCTTTCTATGGTGGATTCCACGTCATGACCGTGGAGAGGAGCTGCGGGCGTGCCTTACAGGCAGTATTGCCGCAACTCCGGAAGACCGTCATGGCCAGCCAGCTCAAACTTGCCTTCAAACTGCCCGCAATGGTTGTCGCCATCGCGCTGGTCACCGGCGCGAGCCTGGCTTTCGCCGCCTATTTTGCCAGTAGCGCCATCGTCAACGACCAGGCCGAGCAACGCCTGACGTCGGCAGCCGTCAATGCAAGGTCGGCGCTCGATGCCTATCTGACGGAAATGGCCGAAGACCTAACGCTGTTTGCCGGGCGGTCGGAAATCGCCGCCAGCATCGACCTGTTCTCGGGCGCCATGCGCTCGATGAAGGGTCAGGGCGATCCGACCGAACTGCTGCAGGACGCCTATATCACAACCAATCCCAATGCTCCCGCCGAGCGTATGCTGCTCGACAGCTCCGACAAGGTGCCGGTCTATGACCTGCATCATCGGAGCCTTCATGCCGACTTCCGCGACCTGCTGAGCAAACGCGGCTATTACGACGTCTTCCTGTTCGATACCGATTTCAACAATGTCTATTCGGTCGCCAAGGAAGCCGATTTCGGCACCAATTTCGCCGAAAACGGGGGGCCATGGGCCGATAGCGACCTGGGCCGCGTTGTGCGCCTCGCCATGGCAGGCCAAGAAGGACAGGTGTTTCTCACCGACTTTGCGCCCTATGGTCCAAGTGCTGGCGCGCCGGCCGGCTTCATTGCCGCGCCCGTCTATGACCAGGGCTTTCTGATTGGCGTGCTGGCCTTCCAGATGCCGACGAGCCGAATCGGCGAAGTGCTGGCCCGTACCGAGGGTCTGGGCGAGAGCGGAGAAACCTATCTTGTCGGGCAGGACGGGCTGGCGCGCAGCGACTCGGCCAAGACCGCCGGCAATGACGTCCTGCAGCTTTCCCTTCAGGGCGATGTGGTCAGCGCCGCGCTGGGCGGAACGCCCGGCATGGGCGAGATGCGGCACCATGACGGGGAGACCTATGTCGCCGAAGCCGAGCCCCTGAGCTTTGGCGGTGTGGACTGGGCCGTGGTGTCGCTCGAAAGCAAGGCAGATATCGAGGCGCCGGCCGCCGGCCTGCGCAATACCATGCTGGTGATCGGCGCAGTGTTGCTGGCGCTGGCTGCGATCAACAGTGTGCTCATTGCCCGCACCATAACCCGGCCCATTTCGCGTCTGACCAATGCGATGACCGAGCTCGCGGGCGACAGGCTCGACATCGCCGTCCCGGGTCTCGATCGCGCGGACGAGCTTGGCCATATGGCGGACGCCGTGGATGTGTTCCGCGCCAATGGCCTCAAGATGCGCGACCTGCGTGCGGCCGAACTGGACAGCAGCGCCGAACGTGCCGGCGAAGTGCGCGTGATCCAGGCGCTACAGCTTGAAATCGGCCAGGTGGTCGATGCGGCGCTCGACGGCGATTTCAGCCACCGCATTCGCATTGAGCCGGCGGACGACGAGCTGCGTCGCCTGGCGCAGAACGTCAACAACCTCGTGGCTTCGGTCGATCAAGGACTAGCGGAGACCGGCACGGTGCTGGCGGCGCTGGCGCGGGCCGATCTCAGCCAGCGCATGGAGGGCCACTACAAGGGCGCCTTCGCGCGGCTGCAGGAAGACACCAATGGGGTGGCGACACAGCTCGGCCAGATCGTCACCCAGTTGCGCGGCACGTCTGGAGCACTCAAGACCGCTACCAGCGAAATTCTTTCGGGTGCCAATGACCTGTCCGAACGCACGACGCGCCAGGCGGCGACCATCGAGGAGACCAGTGCGGCGATCGAGCAGCTTAGCCGCACGGTGGTCGACAATGCCGGCCAGGCCGAGCAGGCCAGCCAGAAGGCCCGTGCGGTCTCGGCCGAAGCCGAGGCGAGTGGCGCGGTCATGGTCGAAGCCACGGGCGCCATGGAGCGCATCACCCAGTCTTCGGCCAAGATTTCCAACATTATCGGCATGATCGACGACATCGCATTCCAGACCAACCTGCTGGCGCTCAATGCCTCGGTCGAGGCCGCGCGTGCCGGTGATGCCGGCAATGGGTTCGCCGTGGTGGCGGTGGAAGTGCGGCGCCTGGCGCAGTCCTCGGCCGAGGCATCCTCGCAGATCAAGGCGCTGATCGAGCAGAGTGCCAGCGAAGTGCAGGGCGGTACCAAACTCGTCGCCAGCGCCGCCGAGCGGCTGGTGGGCGTGCAGGAGGCGATCCGAGCCAATGCCAGTCTGCTCGATGCGATCGCCAAGGCCAGCCGCGAGCAGGCGGGGGCCATCGACGAGGTGACGACCGCTGTGCGGCAGATGGACGAGATGACCCAGCACAATGCGGCGCTGGTGGAAGAAACCAATGCCGCCATCGAGCAGACCGAGGCGCAGGCGGGCGAGCTGGACCGGGTGATCGGAGTCTTTACCCTGACGGATGCCGTCCGCGGCGTAGAGCTGGATCTGCCGCAGCGCCGCCGGGCCTGACGTTAAGACTTTGCAGCGACGGTGAACTACGTAGAAGGGCGCATTTGTTGCGCCCTTTTTATTTGTTCCGATCCTGAAATTGGCGCTCCATTAACCTTTCGCGCGCAGGATCGCAGCCGGGACGCAGATCACAGAAACTTCATCGCCGGTTGGGATCGGCGGTGGCAAGGCGCGGTCGGCCATGATCCCACTTGTCTCCTGCATAGAACCAATGACAGCCCCACCAGCGGGCTGTGCCGGATATGGGAAATGCCCTCCATATGCCTGCGAGAGCAGCAGCCCAGGCCCGGGTTGGCTCGCAATCCTGTTTCACACCACATCAGCAGATTTCGAGCGCCGCCACGCGGCATGATCAGAGGCTGGAGGGCCTTCTCGATGGGAATTTTCTCGCGTCAAAACAGGGATGATGACAGGGCCAAGGTGGATGCCATCATGCGCAGCCAGGCGGTCATCGAATTCAATCTCGATGGTACCATCATTACCGCCAACGACAATTTTCTGGCAGCGCTCGGCTATCAGCTCAGCGAAATCCAGGGCAAGCACCACCGCATTTTCGTCGACCCGGAGGAGGCCAACTCGCCGGAATACAAGCAGTTCTGGACCGATCTGGCGCATGGCCAGTTCCAGTCAGCAGCCTATCGGCGTATTGCCAAGGGCGGCCGTGAAGTGTGGATCCAGGCGACCTACAATCCGGTTTTCGACAAGCGTGGCAAGCCGATCAAGGTGATCAAGTTCGCCACCGACATTACCCAGCAGAAAAACCAGTCAGCCGACCACGAGGCGCAGATCGCGGCCATCTCGCGCGCGCAGGCGGTGATCGAGTTCGGTCTCGACGGCACCATCCGGAATGCCAACGAAAATTTCCTCGCCACTCTGGGCTATTCGCTCGACGAAATCACCGGCAGGCATCATCGCATGTTTGTCGATCCCACCCATGCCTCGAGCGCCGAATATCGCCAGTTCTGGGAACGGCTGCGCAGCGGCGAATATGTGGCGGGCGAATTCCAGCGCGTCGGCAAGAATGGACAACCAATCTGGATCCAGGCCTCCTATAATCCCGTGCTCGATGCGCAGGGGCGGCCGGTCAAGGTGGTCAAATTTGCCACCGACATCACGGAGCGCAAACGCGCCGAGGGGATTATTGCCCAGCTCAGCTCAAGCCTTGCCAAGATGGCGGAAGGCGATCTCAGCGGGCGGATCGATACCGAGTTTACCGGGGAATACGAGCAGCTGCGACAGGCCTTCAACCGCTCGCTGAGCCGGCTGCTGGATATCGTTTCGAGCCTGCGCAGCACATCGCGCTCGCTCAAGAATGCGACCGGGGAAATCCTCGCCGGTGCCAATGACCTGTCGGAACGCACCACCAAGCAGGCGGCCACGATCGAGGAAACCTCCGCCTCGGTCGAGCAGCTGTCGAGCGCGGTGCATGCCAATGCCGATCGTGCTGCCACGGCAAGCCAAAAGGCCAAGGCTGTAGCGACCAGCGCCACGGAAGGCGGTTCAGTGATGTCACAGGCCAATACGGCAATGGATGCTATTGAATCCTCCTCGGCCAAGATTTCCAACATCATCGGGCTGATCGACGACATCGCCTTCCAGACCAATCTGCTCGCCCTGAACGCTTCGGTCGAAGCAGCGCGGGCGGGCGATGCCGGCAAGGGTTTTGCCGTTGTGGCGGTTGAAGTGCGGCGACTGGCGCAGTCGGCGGCGCAGGCATCGAGCGAGGTCAAGGTGCTGATCGAGGCCAGTGCCAGCGAGGTCAAGGCGGGATCGCGCCTCGTCGGCCAGGTGGCCAGCAAGCTCAAGGATATCGTCACCGGCGCTCAGGAAAGCTCCGCGCTGATCGATTCCATTGCCCAGGCCAATAGCGAGCAGTCCTCTTCGCTCGGAGAGGTGTCGGTTGCGGTTCGGCTGATGGACGAGATGACGCAACACAACGCAGCGCTGGTGGAAGAAACCAATGCCGCGATCGAACAGACCGAGGCACAGGCCAGCGAACTCGACCATATCGTCGAGATTTTCAAGCTGGACGAAAAGATGCCGCTGTCGCCGCCAGCCCGCTCGGCGCCGCCGGTGCAGTCGTCGGTCTCGCGCTACAAGCCAGCCTTGCGCACGGTCGGCAATGCAGCGGTTTCCGAGGACTGGAACGAGTTCTAGCGGTCTGCTGACAGGCTCTGTCAGGACCTCGGATGAAGGGTGGCCCGGCGTCACAACCCGGGCTGCCATCATGCTCACCTCCGTCATCGATCCCGTCTATTCGAAAAGCTTCGCCGAACTGGTCGCGCCCTTGCCGGCGCCGGTGGGCGAATTGACGGCCCGGCTGGTGGCGCTGGTTGCCGCGCATCCCGGCCTTAGCGGCAAGGTGATGACGGGCTGGCGCTCGGTCAATTTCCGTCATGGCCAGGCCGGCCATCTCTGTTCCGTCTTTCCCCATCCCGACCGCGTGTCGCTCTATTTCGAGCATGGCCGGATGCTGGCGCATGGCGATGGGTTGCTCGAAGGCGACGGCCTCAAGAGCGGGCGCTATCTGCGGCTTGTTCCGGGTGATGATATTCCGGTCGACCGGATCGGCATGTTGCTGGGCGAGGCCATTGCCCTCTTTGCCTGAAGCATGCTTGAAGCAGTCTCCAGCATGGAGATTGCTCATGGCGCGCATCGGGCTCGTGGCTCACGACGACAAGAAGGACGATCTCTGCCGCTGGGCCGAGCATCACAAGCACAAGCTGGCACAGCACGAGCTTTGGGGCACAGGTACCACGGGCAGCCGCGTCATGGCCGCCACCGGCATGACGGTGACCCTGCTCAAGAGTGGTCCTTTGGGCGGCGATCAGCAGCTCGGCGCGATGATCTGCGAAGGCAAGCTCGACATGCTGATCTTTTTCATCGATCCGCTCTCGGCCCAGCCGCATGACGTCGATGTCAAAGCCCTGACCCGCCTCGCAACGCTCTATGACGTGCCCTGCGCCAACAACAAATCCACAGCCGACGCGGTCCTCGCCTATCTCTGACGGACCAGTTAGTTGACCCATTGCCCGCCTTATGAGCAGATGCCGCAAAATAGCCGGAATAAAAACCGGCACGACTTGGCATTAGGAAAATCGGGACGGGCTCGTGTCCTCTGACTTGGTAATTGACGTTCGCAACGTCACAAAACGCTTTGGCGGGCTGACGGCCGTCAACAATTGCTCGCTCTCGGTGCGACGCGGCTCGGTGACCGGGCTGATCGGGCCCAATGGCGCTGGCAAATCGACGCTGTTCAATATCGTTGCCGGCAATATCGTGCCCGACGAGGGCGCGGTGATCTTTGACGGCAAGGACGTTACCGGCTTCAAGCCGCATGAACTGTTCCGCACCGGCATGCTGCGCACTTTCCAAATCGCGCATGAATTCAGCCAGATGACGGCGCTCGAAAACCTGATGATGGTGCCGGGCGACCAGCCGGGTGAGCATCTGATGCAAACCTGGTTCCGGCCGGGCCTGGTCCGCTCGCGCGAGACGGAAGTGCGCAAGAAGGCGCTCGATGTCATCGATTTTCTGAAGCTCGGCCATGTGCGCAACGAACTGGCCGGCAATCTCTCGGGCGGTCAGAAAAAGCTGCTCGAGCTGGGCCGCACCATGATGGTCGATGCCAAGGTCGTGCTGCTCGACGAAGTTGCGGCCGGCGTCAACAAGACGCTGCTCAACGACCTGGCCGCCAATATCGAGCGGATGAACAAGGAGCTGGGCTATACGTTCTTTGTCATCGAGCATGACATGGATCTGATCGGTCGCCTCTGCGATCCGGTCATCGTAATGGCGCAGGGCGAAAAGATCGCCGAAGGCCCGATGGCCGAAATCCGCGCCAATCCCCAAATCGTCGAAGCCTATTTCGGCACTCCGGTCGAGGTAGCGTAATGGCCCTGTTGCAACTCAAGCACGTCGTCGGCGGCTACGGCGGCGCGCCGATCCTCAATGGCGTCAACATGGCCATCGAGCAAAGCGATATCGGCGTGATCGTCGGCCCCAATGGCGCCGGCAAGTCGACCACGCTCAAGGCCATCTTCGGCCTGCTCAAGGTCACCGGCGGCACGGTGGATTTTTTGGGCGAGAACATCGCCAATTCGCTGCCCGACAAGCTGGTGCCCAAGGGCCTGAGCTTCGTGCCACAGGAAAAGAACGTCTTCACCTCGATGAGCGTCGAGGAAAATCTCGAAATGGGGGCCTTCACCCGCAAGGATGATTTCTCCGAGACCATGCAATGGGTCTACGAAATGTTCCCCGTGCTGGCCGAAAAGCGCCGCCAGCCGGCGGGCGAGCTTTCGGGCGGGCAGCGCCAGATGGTGGCCATGGGCCGCGCGCTGATGAGCAAGCCGAAGCTTTTGATGCTCGACGAGCCCTCGGCAGGGCTGTCGCCGCGCTATGTCATCGAAATCTTCGAGACCATCGTGCGCGTCAACAAGGAAGGCGTGGGCATCCTCATGGTCGAGCAGAATGCGCGCCAGGCGCTGGCCTTCGCATCAAAGGGCTTTGTGCTTGCACAGGGCCAGAACCG includes these proteins:
- a CDS encoding ABC transporter ATP-binding protein, yielding MALLQLKHVVGGYGGAPILNGVNMAIEQSDIGVIVGPNGAGKSTTLKAIFGLLKVTGGTVDFLGENIANSLPDKLVPKGLSFVPQEKNVFTSMSVEENLEMGAFTRKDDFSETMQWVYEMFPVLAEKRRQPAGELSGGQRQMVAMGRALMSKPKLLMLDEPSAGLSPRYVIEIFETIVRVNKEGVGILMVEQNARQALAFASKGFVLAQGQNRFTGTGQELIADPEVAKSFLGG
- a CDS encoding methyl-accepting chemotaxis protein; translation: MRSQAVIEFNLDGTIITANDNFLAALGYQLSEIQGKHHRIFVDPEEANSPEYKQFWTDLAHGQFQSAAYRRIAKGGREVWIQATYNPVFDKRGKPIKVIKFATDITQQKNQSADHEAQIAAISRAQAVIEFGLDGTIRNANENFLATLGYSLDEITGRHHRMFVDPTHASSAEYRQFWERLRSGEYVAGEFQRVGKNGQPIWIQASYNPVLDAQGRPVKVVKFATDITERKRAEGIIAQLSSSLAKMAEGDLSGRIDTEFTGEYEQLRQAFNRSLSRLLDIVSSLRSTSRSLKNATGEILAGANDLSERTTKQAATIEETSASVEQLSSAVHANADRAATASQKAKAVATSATEGGSVMSQANTAMDAIESSSAKISNIIGLIDDIAFQTNLLALNASVEAARAGDAGKGFAVVAVEVRRLAQSAAQASSEVKVLIEASASEVKAGSRLVGQVASKLKDIVTGAQESSALIDSIAQANSEQSSSLGEVSVAVRLMDEMTQHNAALVEETNAAIEQTEAQASELDHIVEIFKLDEKMPLSPPARSAPPVQSSVSRYKPALRTVGNAAVSEDWNEF
- a CDS encoding DUF1801 domain-containing protein, which gives rise to MLTSVIDPVYSKSFAELVAPLPAPVGELTARLVALVAAHPGLSGKVMTGWRSVNFRHGQAGHLCSVFPHPDRVSLYFEHGRMLAHGDGLLEGDGLKSGRYLRLVPGDDIPVDRIGMLLGEAIALFA
- a CDS encoding methylglyoxal synthase, which codes for MLMARIGLVAHDDKKDDLCRWAEHHKHKLAQHELWGTGTTGSRVMAATGMTVTLLKSGPLGGDQQLGAMICEGKLDMLIFFIDPLSAQPHDVDVKALTRLATLYDVPCANNKSTADAVLAYL
- a CDS encoding ABC transporter ATP-binding protein; protein product: MSSDLVIDVRNVTKRFGGLTAVNNCSLSVRRGSVTGLIGPNGAGKSTLFNIVAGNIVPDEGAVIFDGKDVTGFKPHELFRTGMLRTFQIAHEFSQMTALENLMMVPGDQPGEHLMQTWFRPGLVRSRETEVRKKALDVIDFLKLGHVRNELAGNLSGGQKKLLELGRTMMVDAKVVLLDEVAAGVNKTLLNDLAANIERMNKELGYTFFVIEHDMDLIGRLCDPVIVMAQGEKIAEGPMAEIRANPQIVEAYFGTPVEVA